The window AAACTTAAAAAAAATGGACTTTACGATAGTCGGATTTTAAATCGTTTGGCCATTGGCGATGCTGGGGAATCTGCAAAACACACCAATCCAATTAAATTTTACAATGGTGATAAATTGGTTTATGCTCAGAAAGAAGCATACGATACAAAGAAATACGACCTGCAATTAACCAACTTAGTAATGGGTAGTGGTTATTTGGATAGCGCAGATAAACTGGTTAATAAACCTTTCAGCCTTGCTGGAAAAAATGCTTTTGCCATAAACGACCAGCAGAAATTAATGCAAAAATTAATTTTCCCTGAAGCTTTTCCAGTAAAAGATAGATTCAATTTAACTCCCGATGATTATAAATTGATTTACACTTATATGAGCAAATATCCAGCGGAGAGTGATTATCCTAAGTATGAACCTAAAGAGTTTTGGTCCACTTACGCAAAAATGCTTTATTATGGAAGAGAGAACATAACGCCTGATCCCAATATTCGAATTTTTAATAAATACGGCGATAGTTATGGCTTCATTATCGATAACTCCTATTTTGTGGATTTTAAAAATGGAGTTGAATTCTTTCTAACTGCGGTTATCCAAAGTAATGAAGATGGAATTTTTAATGATAATAAGTACGAATATGATACCGTTTGTTTTCCGTTTATGAAAAATTTAGGAAGAAGTATTTATGAGGTTGAATTGAAACATAAAAAGCAAAAACCAGATTTAAGTAAATTTAAAATGGATTATAAAAAGTGATTGTTTTTTTCTTTAAAAAAATCGAAACAGCACATCTAGAATCATAAATAAACCACAAAAAAATCAAAAGAGAAAATGGTAAACCATTAGGTTAAGTTTCTTTTGATTCTTTTGTGGTAAAGCCAATACCGACTATCGGTTTTAAGATTGCTTTCGAGGAAAAAAACGTTATTCCGCTAAAAGTGCAACTTTAGTTTCGCTTAATTTAGCGCTTTCAACATCTGCCAAAACAGGGAATTTTAAGTTTAAACCCTTTAATCTTTCCGCTATAATTTCACTAATTGCCAGTCTTGCAAACCATTTTTTATCAGCTGGAATAATATGCCATGGAGAATCTGGCGTACTTGTTTCATTTATAACGTCTTCGTAAGCTTTCATATAATCATTCCACAGCGCTCGTTCTAAAATATCACCAGAAGAAAATTTCCAGTTTTTGGTTGGATCTTCTATCCTTTCTAAAAAACGTAATTTCTGTTCTTCTTTACTTACATGGAGGAAAAATTTGATAATGATTGTGCCATTCGCCGTTAAATGCTCTTCAAAATTTCGAATGCTTTGATAACGCTGTTTCCAAAACTGTTTATCTACCTTTTTTACGTCCGCATAACCAGGAATATTTTCGTTTAAAATATACTCTGGATGAACTTTACACACCAAAACATTTTCGTAATGTGAACGGTTATGAATTCCTATCCTTCCACGTTCAGGCAAAGCTTTATAATGTCGCCACAAAAAATCGTGTTCATACTCTTCCGAAGTTGGTGTTTTGAAACTAAAAACCTGACAACCCTGCGGATTCAATCCACTCATTACATGTTCAATAGCACTATCTTTTCCTGCAGCATCCATCGCTTGGAAAATAATTAATATGGCGTGTGAGTTAGCTGCATAAAGCCGCTCCTGTAAATGATTAACCTCAATTTTCGAATTAATTAAAGCATCTTTTGCTTTTTCTTTATTATAATCACCCGTAAAATCAGTTTTATAATTTTTAAGGGAAAACTTTTTATTGCCCTGTACCATCAATCCCTTAAATTCGTTTTTCATACTTATAAGTTTTTTTAAAGATTCCTTGCATTGGTAATTTAAATATTGAACAAAAAAATAAGTAAATTAATTACGTTAATTTGCATATAGAGTTTTTTATATTTAAAGCCTTAGCATTTATCAAACGATCATCATAACCAATATGTTTAAAGAAATAAAAAACAAGTACTTACGATATTCCACAATATTTATATTTTTCATCATTATTTTCTTTTCTGCGCTTCAACTCAACTTTTTATGGCTATTTGGTTACTCTCCAAGTGTTCGTGATATTAAAGCGCCAACTTTACGTGTAGGTTCAGAACTTTATACATCGGATGGAAAGTTGATTGGCAGGTACTTTAAAGAGAATAGAACGCCAGTAAATTTTGAAGAAATTTCACCTAGTATCATTCATGCTTTGGTCGCTACCGAAGATGTTAGGTTTTACAAACATTGGGGAATAGATGTTCAGGCTGTTGGCAGAGCGGTTATAGGTTTTGGTAAAGATGGTGGCGCCAGTACAATAACACAACAATTAGCTAAAAATCTTTATCGCACACGTTATAATAAATCACAAGGATTACTAATAAAAATTCCTTTGGTTAGAACCATTATTGTGAAGTTAAAAGAGTGGTTAACGGCCGTTAAATTAGAATCTAACTATTCTAAAAATGATATTATCACCATGTACCTCAATACCGTTTCCTTCGGAAATAATACCTATGGGATAAAAACTGCAAGTAGGATTTATTTTGATAAAGAGGCAAAAGAATTATCGACGACTGATGCTGCAATGTTGGTGGGTATGTTGAAAGGAACGTCACTTTATAACCCAACAAAAAATCCTTCCAAAGCTTTAGAACGCAGAAATGTAGTGCTGAATCAGATGAATAAATACAAATATTTAAGCAAAGATAGTCTGGTTCTGCTAACTCAACAACCCATTAAATTAAAAGAAGGTAAAATGGAAGATGGCAGCGACGGTGATTCTTATTTGCGTGCTGCTGTAGCAAAATACCTCGATAAATGGTGTACTGATAATGGTTATGATTTATATGAAGATGGCTTGAAAATCTACACCACCATCGATTCTAAACTTCAGGGTTATGCTGAAGAAGCTGTGAAAGATCAAATGAGAATTATCCAGCGTAGATTTTATAGCGTTTGGGGCAATGAAGATCCTTGGTATGATTCGGAAAAACAAAAAGTTGATTATCCTGCAAGAGCGATGAAAAACCTTCCGGTTTATAGCTTATTGCAAAAGAAGTTCCCAAATAATCCGGATTCTGTGTTGGCTTATTTTAATAAGAAGAAAAGAATGCAAATTTTCACTTATAAAGGTGACCGCGATACCTTATTTTCTACTCTAGATTCTATTCGATATTATGGGAAAATAATGAATACCGGCATGATGACCATGGAACCATCAACAGGTAAAATTAAAGTTTGGGTTGGTGGTTTAGACCACAAATTTTTCAAATATGACCACGTAAATCAATCGAAGCGCCAAGCTGGATCTACTTTTAAACCCTTTGCTTATTTAACGGCATTAGAACAAGGGATGAGTCCATGCGATAAATTTACGGATAAACCTGTAAAAATTGCTTATCAGGATAAAGGTGAAACTAAATATTGGGAACCTAAAAATGCCGATTACAGCGTTACCTATCGCGAAATGAGCCTGAGATGGGCAATGGCTAAGTCGGTTAATACCATCACCGCACAAATTACAGAAAAAGTTGGTTGGGATAATGTGGTTAAATATGCTCACGAATGTGGTATTGATAGTCATTTGGAATCTGTTCCTTCTGTAAGTTTAGGATCCAATGATGTTTCTGTATTTGAAATGGTGAAAGCTTACAGCACTTTTATGAATAAAGGTGTCAAAACAGATCCAATTTTAGTAGAAAAAATAACGGATCAGGATAATAATGTTATTGATGAATTTAAAGCGAAAACTAAAAGGGTTTTAACTGAAGAAATTGCCTGGTTAATGACTTATATGTTTCGTGGCGGTATGGAAGAACCTGGTGGTACCTCTCAAGCGCTTTGGGAATGGCCAAATTTATTTAAAAAAAATAACCAAATCGGTGGTAAAACCGGAACATCGTCTGACTATGTTGATGCTTGGTATATGGGTTTAACTAAAGATTTAGTAACCGGTGTTTGGGTGGGTTGTGACGAAAGAACAGCACATTTTAAAAATGGAGAACAAGGTGAAGGATCCAGAACAGCACTTCCTATATTTGCTAGATTTATGGAAAAAGTTTATTTAGATCAGTCATCAGGTTATACTTATGGACCATTTCCTAAAGCAACTGTTGATATTACAAGATCATATAACTGTCCAAGTCCACAATTTGTAAGAGATACTACCACGACTGATAGTGTTGCAATTGATTCTACAGAGTTTGTTCCAGAAACTCCTGAAACTGAAACACCTTCGGCAACTATTGAGCCTGAGGTAAAATCTGACGAGAAGAAAACTGATCCTTCCCAAAATTCTGCTCCAGCAGTTCCGCTTACCAAGAAAGAAGAACGTGAATTAAGAAGAAAAAAGAGACAAGAAGAAAAGGAAAGAAAAAAGATAGATAATATTTAGTCAAGTGATTTAAAACTTTAAAATCAATTTCATATTTCAAAATACCTTCAAAAAATAATGTTAAAACAAAAATAGTGATTTAAACAATTGCTATTTTTATTGTTAAATCATGTCTTCCCCGCAGTTGGTACATCAAAAACATAAATCACTTATATGAAAATAAGCGCTACTTTTATTAAGCATTTTTGTACAATAATCATTTTACTTACTATCTCCTTTTCATCACAAGCCCAATACTTCGGACAAAATAAAGTAAGGTATAAAAAACTCGATTTTAAGGTTTTGCAGACGCCGCATTTTGAGATTTATTATTACATTAAAAATGATAAGTTGCTTAAGAGGTTTTCACAGGATGCTGAAACCTGGTATAAAATGCACCAAGAAGTTTTTAGAGATACTTTTTTAACGAAAAATCCTATCATTCTTTATAACAATCACCCAGATTTTCAGCAGACAACAGTTCTTCAAGGTGAAATTGGAATTGGTACGGGCGGTGTAACCGAAGCGTTGAAGAATCGGGTTATCATGCCAATAATGGAATTAAATAGTCAAACCAGGCATGTTTTAGGTCATGAATTAGTTCACGCATTTCAATATCATATTTTATTAGAAAAAGATTCTATCAGCTTAGAAAATGTTGGGCAAACACCATTGTGGATGGTAGAAGGAATGGCTGAATATTTATCTATCGGCAAAAAAGATGCTTTTACATCTATGTGGATGCGCGATGCAATGCTTAATCGGGATATTCCTTCGCTTAAAGACTTAACAAATTCAAATAAATACTTTCCATACCGATACGGACAAGCATTCTGGACTTATATTGGTTCGCAATATGGCGATACGACAATTGTTCCTCTCTTTAAAAATACAGCTAAATATGGTTATGAAAATGCCATAAAATATACGTTTGGTTATGATGATAAAACGCTTTCTGGCTTATGGAAAAATGCAATTGATGCGCATTATAAACCAATGCTAAAAAGTGATAGCTCACAAATAAAAATTACAGGAACTAAAATTATTGATAATAAGAATGCAGGAAATATGAATGTTGCTCCTGCCCTTAGTCCGGATGGAAAATATTTGGCTTTCATGTCTGAAAAGGATCTTTTTGGAATTGATCTGTTTTTGGCTGATGCTAAAACTGGAAGAATCATTCGAAAATTAAGCAGTCAGATTTCCAATGGTCATATTGATGACTTCAACTTTATAGAATCTGCTGGAGCCTGGTCGCCAGATAGTAAACAATTTGCCTTTAGTATTTTTAGTCATGGCAAAAATCAGATGATGATAATTAATATTTCAAATGGTACAACAGTTTCTCAAACAGCGATGGAACAGGTTCAGCAGTTCGGGAATTTAACATGGTCGCCAAATGGAAAAGACGTTGCATTTTCTGGAATGGTTGAAGGACAAAGTGATATTTTTTCTTATAATCTTGATACTAAAAAAGTTACTCAAATAACCGATGATGTTTACTCTGATTACGCTCCAAGTTATTCTCCAGATGGTAAAAAATTGGTATTCTCATCTGATCGAGGCGCAATACAATCAAAAAATATAAACGCTGTAAATCCTATTAACTTGGCGATATATGATATCACATCTAAAGTTGTTAGTAATTTAAATGTATTTCCAGGCGCAAATAACTTAAATGCTCAGTTCTCTTCAGATAGTCAGAATATTTATTTCCTATCCAATAGAGACGGATTTAGGAATTTATATAAATACAATTTTCTAGATAATAGTGTCGATCAATTAACAGATTATTTTACGGGCATAAGTGGTATAACCGAATTTTCACCAGCAATTTCTGTTTCAAAAACAGATGATATTGTTTACAGTTACTATCGTTATCAGCGTTACACCTTATATAATGCGAAATTAAATAGTTTTAAAGCGAAAAGAATTGGTAATCAGGAAGAGAATTTCGATGCAGCCATTCTTCCTCCAATGGAAAATATCGGGGTTAATATTGTAAATTCTAATCTGGAAAATTACGATCGGTTTGAAAAAATTGTTGCCGATTCAATGAAAACAGTTCCTTATACACCCAAATTCAGACTTGATTATTTAGCCAATAGCGGCGTTGGTGTGTCTTCAAGCCGATTTGGTACAGGCGTTTCTGGTGGTATAGTTGGTATGTTTAGCGATATTTTAGGAACAAATCAAATTATAGCGAATATTTCAGTTAACGGCGAAATTTATGATGCTGGTGGATTGGTAGGATACATAAATCAAAAAAGCAGGATAAACTGGGGAGCGGCAATCTCTCATATTCCATATGTTTCTGGCTTTTCATCTTATGCATACGAGAAACTTCCTTTAGATGATAATACAACAGTTGATGCTTTAAATGAAAGAACCGATATCATCAGGACTTTTGAAGATCAATTTCAAATTTTTGGTGCTTATCCATTTAGCAAAATTCATAGATTTGAAATGGGTGGAGCATTTTCTCATTACAGTTATCGCATTGATCGCTATAGCAATTATTATAGTACTGCAGGAAGCTATCTAGGATCGGACAAAAGCAGAATAACCAATGACCAGGCATCTCTTGATTACGGAATTCCGTTTAATTCATTTACACTTTTTCAAGTAAATGCAGGCTTTGTTGGCGATAATTCTATTTTCGGATTAACCGGACCATTAGATGGATTTAGATATAGAGTAAGTGGAGAAAAATATTTTGGTACCTATAATTTCGCTGGAGTTACCGCCGATTTAAGAAAATACTGGAGATTAAAACCGATAACAATAGCTGCAAGATCATACAATACGATGAGAATAGGAAAAGATGCAGACAGACTTTATCCAATGTATGTTGGGTATCCTTACCTTATTCGAGGATATGAATCAAACTCGATATATAAAACTACTTCTGCCCAATCATCAGAATCTTTTGATATAAACCAATTAACAGGAAGTAAAATAGCAGTTTTTAATTTTGAAGTTCGTTTGCCTTTCACTGGTCCAAAGAAACTGGCAGCAATACCTTCAAAATTGTTGTTTTCTGATTTGAACTTGTTTTTTGATGCGGGTTTAGCTTGGACAAACGATACTAGAGTTAAGTTCCAAAGTCAACCAAACTATACCACAGAATCTGTATTAGATGCCAATGGAAAACCCGTTTTAGATAGCAATGGAAAAGAAGTTACCTACCAAGCAACAACAGAGCGTGTACCAGCAATGAGTGTAGGTATATCTTTACGGGTAAATGTATTTGGTTATTTTGTT is drawn from Pedobacter mucosus and contains these coding sequences:
- a CDS encoding polyphosphate kinase 2 family protein: MKNEFKGLMVQGNKKFSLKNYKTDFTGDYNKEKAKDALINSKIEVNHLQERLYAANSHAILIIFQAMDAAGKDSAIEHVMSGLNPQGCQVFSFKTPTSEEYEHDFLWRHYKALPERGRIGIHNRSHYENVLVCKVHPEYILNENIPGYADVKKVDKQFWKQRYQSIRNFEEHLTANGTIIIKFFLHVSKEEQKLRFLERIEDPTKNWKFSSGDILERALWNDYMKAYEDVINETSTPDSPWHIIPADKKWFARLAISEIIAERLKGLNLKFPVLADVESAKLSETKVALLAE
- a CDS encoding transglycosylase domain-containing protein; translated protein: MFKEIKNKYLRYSTIFIFFIIIFFSALQLNFLWLFGYSPSVRDIKAPTLRVGSELYTSDGKLIGRYFKENRTPVNFEEISPSIIHALVATEDVRFYKHWGIDVQAVGRAVIGFGKDGGASTITQQLAKNLYRTRYNKSQGLLIKIPLVRTIIVKLKEWLTAVKLESNYSKNDIITMYLNTVSFGNNTYGIKTASRIYFDKEAKELSTTDAAMLVGMLKGTSLYNPTKNPSKALERRNVVLNQMNKYKYLSKDSLVLLTQQPIKLKEGKMEDGSDGDSYLRAAVAKYLDKWCTDNGYDLYEDGLKIYTTIDSKLQGYAEEAVKDQMRIIQRRFYSVWGNEDPWYDSEKQKVDYPARAMKNLPVYSLLQKKFPNNPDSVLAYFNKKKRMQIFTYKGDRDTLFSTLDSIRYYGKIMNTGMMTMEPSTGKIKVWVGGLDHKFFKYDHVNQSKRQAGSTFKPFAYLTALEQGMSPCDKFTDKPVKIAYQDKGETKYWEPKNADYSVTYREMSLRWAMAKSVNTITAQITEKVGWDNVVKYAHECGIDSHLESVPSVSLGSNDVSVFEMVKAYSTFMNKGVKTDPILVEKITDQDNNVIDEFKAKTKRVLTEEIAWLMTYMFRGGMEEPGGTSQALWEWPNLFKKNNQIGGKTGTSSDYVDAWYMGLTKDLVTGVWVGCDERTAHFKNGEQGEGSRTALPIFARFMEKVYLDQSSGYTYGPFPKATVDITRSYNCPSPQFVRDTTTTDSVAIDSTEFVPETPETETPSATIEPEVKSDEKKTDPSQNSAPAVPLTKKEERELRRKKRQEEKERKKIDNI
- a CDS encoding serine hydrolase; its protein translation is MRSILIFTFSIISFMAMAQKTDTIYLEKLMKSKLELFSNVLNHPDKNQVQILYTQINRDKNNKPGFKTFSYNLNPKHYFYPASTVKLAAVIFALEKVNHLKATGLTAKSTMITDSAFVGQTKVLKDTSAKNGLPSIEHYIKKILLTSDNEAFNRLFEFIGRAEINEKLKKNGLYDSRILNRLAIGDAGESAKHTNPIKFYNGDKLVYAQKEAYDTKKYDLQLTNLVMGSGYLDSADKLVNKPFSLAGKNAFAINDQQKLMQKLIFPEAFPVKDRFNLTPDDYKLIYTYMSKYPAESDYPKYEPKEFWSTYAKMLYYGRENITPDPNIRIFNKYGDSYGFIIDNSYFVDFKNGVEFFLTAVIQSNEDGIFNDNKYEYDTVCFPFMKNLGRSIYEVELKHKKQKPDLSKFKMDYKK
- a CDS encoding peptidase MA family metallohydrolase → MKISATFIKHFCTIIILLTISFSSQAQYFGQNKVRYKKLDFKVLQTPHFEIYYYIKNDKLLKRFSQDAETWYKMHQEVFRDTFLTKNPIILYNNHPDFQQTTVLQGEIGIGTGGVTEALKNRVIMPIMELNSQTRHVLGHELVHAFQYHILLEKDSISLENVGQTPLWMVEGMAEYLSIGKKDAFTSMWMRDAMLNRDIPSLKDLTNSNKYFPYRYGQAFWTYIGSQYGDTTIVPLFKNTAKYGYENAIKYTFGYDDKTLSGLWKNAIDAHYKPMLKSDSSQIKITGTKIIDNKNAGNMNVAPALSPDGKYLAFMSEKDLFGIDLFLADAKTGRIIRKLSSQISNGHIDDFNFIESAGAWSPDSKQFAFSIFSHGKNQMMIINISNGTTVSQTAMEQVQQFGNLTWSPNGKDVAFSGMVEGQSDIFSYNLDTKKVTQITDDVYSDYAPSYSPDGKKLVFSSDRGAIQSKNINAVNPINLAIYDITSKVVSNLNVFPGANNLNAQFSSDSQNIYFLSNRDGFRNLYKYNFLDNSVDQLTDYFTGISGITEFSPAISVSKTDDIVYSYYRYQRYTLYNAKLNSFKAKRIGNQEENFDAAILPPMENIGVNIVNSNLENYDRFEKIVADSMKTVPYTPKFRLDYLANSGVGVSSSRFGTGVSGGIVGMFSDILGTNQIIANISVNGEIYDAGGLVGYINQKSRINWGAAISHIPYVSGFSSYAYEKLPLDDNTTVDALNERTDIIRTFEDQFQIFGAYPFSKIHRFEMGGAFSHYSYRIDRYSNYYSTAGSYLGSDKSRITNDQASLDYGIPFNSFTLFQVNAGFVGDNSIFGLTGPLDGFRYRVSGEKYFGTYNFAGVTADLRKYWRLKPITIAARSYNTMRIGKDADRLYPMYVGYPYLIRGYESNSIYKTTSAQSSESFDINQLTGSKIAVFNFEVRLPFTGPKKLAAIPSKLLFSDLNLFFDAGLAWTNDTRVKFQSQPNYTTESVLDANGKPVLDSNGKEVTYQATTERVPAMSVGISLRVNVFGYFVLEPYYAIPFQRKDVKTGVFGLTFAPGW